One part of the Schistocerca piceifrons isolate TAMUIC-IGC-003096 chromosome 2, iqSchPice1.1, whole genome shotgun sequence genome encodes these proteins:
- the LOC124776676 gene encoding peptidyl-prolyl cis-trans isomerase 5-like yields the protein MARWQVLVPVFLCLVCYVVAAEGDQKKGPKVTDKVWFHIKIGDETVGRIEIGLFGKTVPKTGKNFVELAQKPPGEGYKGSKFHRVIKDFMIQGGDFTRGDGTGGRSIYGDKFADENFKLKHYGAGWLSMANAGKDTNGSQFFITTKQTPWLDGRHVVFGKVLKGMDVVRKIESTPTDARDRPNQDVVIADSGAETVSEPFSVAKEDATE from the coding sequence ATGGCTCGTTGGCAAGTTCTGGTGCCAGTTTTTCTGTGTTTAGTATGCTACGTTGTTGCTGCGGAGGGTGATCAAAAGAAAGGCCCTAAAGTAACAGATAAGGTATGGTTTCACATAAAGATCGGAGATGAGACTGTGGGCAGAATAGAGATTGGTCTGTTCGGTAAAACTGTTCCAAAGACAGGTAAGAATTTTGTTGAGCTTGCACAAAAGCCTCCAGGTGAAGGTTACAAGGGAAGTAAGTTTCATAGAGTGATTAAAGACTTCATGATACAAGGAGGTGATTTTACCAGGGGTGATGGAACTGGAGGTCGAAGCATCTATGGAGATAAGTTTGCTGATGAAAATTTCAAGCTAAAGCACTATGGAGCAGGTTGGCTCTCAATGGCCAATGCAGGAAAGGACACAAATGGCTCTCAGTTCTTCATCACCACAAAACAAACACCATGGCTTGATGGGAGGCATGTTGTATTTGGAAAAGTGTTGAAGGGAATGGATGTTGTAAGGAAGATTGAATCCACACCTACGGATGCAAGAGACAGGCCAAACCAAGATGTTGTTATAGCAGACTCTGGTGCAGAAACTGTCTCTGAACCCTTTTCAGTGGCTAAGGAAGACGCGACCGAATGA